A section of the Hemibagrus wyckioides isolate EC202008001 linkage group LG04, SWU_Hwy_1.0, whole genome shotgun sequence genome encodes:
- the zfpm1 gene encoding zinc finger protein ZFPM1: MSRRKQSKPRQIKRSIGDLDGGEDNPPDDVSLSGEEAGASDQDDSAECDESSPSFAPLYNEEPRTHESPDTPDIDEEDEKRWKPSDGEEQQMEEEEEEEEEEEEEEEEVEPNWNGPDDLKLCDGLEDSKILARKDLLVDTVWGPFSGSIQSDESANGVSNQTLVCEDVDCWLTRIPVTSCSSEANCIIYSQDDGLYCKLTQEVFSGDALVAILSWTSSAQQAATQTHNPPMKEEPEYPATLPSDIQLLPQQAGMAAILATAVVNKDIFPCKDCGIWYRSERNLQAHLMYYCASRQKQKATASPPQDKPKDSYANERVCPFPQCNKSCPSASSLEIHMRTHSGERPFVCLICLSAFTTKANCERHLKVHTDTLNGVCHGCGFISTTRDILYSHLVTSHMVCQPGSRSEGYSPKLPVAAGLSSGDSGILLKCQVCGFSADTPALLQQHVHTHLEVRVPVERSHTPRQGSPVTSELSESQDQELSASMPRSDSSSPGANGGAATSRGYNSPEQLKIKEEPQSDSESKTRDEEQDGNNIEQATEPSSPIPTSPKSPSVIAVKAEPASPTPGSSPVHLGAGGSVLPGGALFLPPYLFSPEAAIMPQASEILAKMSEMVHSRLKSGQVPASAQGFYSAGSPAGVPKGATCFECDITFNNINNYYAHKRLYCSSRHQQGEGSGMVTDDPATTAPLSGNDASPQEGPCNSTTSASPSYTDSAVAAPVTDTKPPEVKSETPGLKDTACSSSSEGEGGGGGRVSEGSQSPAEISGSAEDVDEDTTRTFCQACNIRFSRHENYIVHKRFYCASRHDPSNQRLVAGKAAFVPQPIRTRKRKKMYEIHMARNEALASAAALPAVPGMPVKQECASAHSGPLVATVASSASSSSPEADGPIDLSKKPCLRENSRGNNITALPLTDYHKCTACSISFNSIENYLAHKTYYCPATALQPQTREQLHRLKRPASTSPKNRVPDLHPDTKSHQTGKSTVVPHTSVLHSLESTSHSVPGVKTPSTPPVICPYCPPNRAVTSDLVEHFKTAHGLVLTTQQQSEVQPPNVSPSNSLSPRNGAPLTPPKPGPRSQRDGVNGRTKREPASPSSPLLNGSPIPQHPIGSGSPKAAPPALSPTGSISLTVSPVSDTLRDSGSQGHTTTQLVVPEKGLSHSAPTTPKAVLATALQNGNTRYCRLCNIKFSSLSTFIAHKKYYCSSHSAEHVK; the protein is encoded by the exons ATGATTTGAAGCTATGTGATGGACTAGAGGACTCTAAGATTTTGGCTCGCAAGGACCTGTTGGTGGACACAGTCTGGGGACCTTTCTCTGGAAGCATCCAATCAGATGAATCTGCAAATGGAGTATCCAATCAA ACTctggtgtgtgaggatgtggaTTGTTGGCTCACAAGAATCCCTgtgacctcctgttcctcaGAAGCAAACTGCATCATATACAGTCAAG atGATGGTCTATACTGTAAGCTCACTCAAGAGGTCTTTAGTGGAGATGCTTTAGTGGCCATCCTTTCCTGGACCAGCTCAGCACAGCAGGCTGCGACCCAAACTCATAATCCCCCAATGAAGGAGGAGCCAGAATACCCAGCAACCCTGCCTTCTGATATCCAGCTCCTCCCACAGCAGGCTGGCATGGCTGCCATTTTGGCAACTGCAGTTGTTAACA AGGATATCTTCCCATGCAAAGACTGTGGGATCTGGTACAGAAGTGAGAGAAACCTGCAAGCTCATCTCATGTACTACTGTGCCAGCCGTCAGAAGCAAAAGGCCACGGCTTCCCCTCCACAGGACAAGCCCAAAGACTCCTACGCTAATGAGAGAGTGTGCCCATTCCCCCAGTGCAACAAGAGTTGTCCCAGTGCCAGCTCACTGGAAATCCACATGAGAACACACAGCG GTGAGCGTCCATTTGTCTGTTTGATCTGCTTGTCTGCATTCACTACCAAGGCCAACTGTGAGCGGCATTTGAAGGTGCACACTGACACTCTGAATGGAGTGTGTCATGGCTGTGGATTCATCTCTACAACTCGAGACATCCTCTACAGCCATCTGGTCACTAGCCACATGGTTTGCCAGCCTGGTTCTCGCAGTGAAGGCTACTCCCCCAAACTTCCAGTGGCTGCAG GCCTGAGTTCTGGAGACTCTGGCATATTGCTGAAGTGTCAGGTGTGTGGATTTTCAGCAGACACACCTGCTCTGCTCCAACAGCATGTCCACACCCACCTGGAGGTCAGGGTTCCTGTTGAAAGGAGCCACACACCTCGTCAAGGTAGCCCTGTAACCTCAGAGCTCTCAGAGTCTCAGGACCAAGAGCTATCAGCCAGCATGCCCAGATCAGACTCTTCCAGCCCTGGGGCCAATGGTGGAGCAGCCACTTCCCGTGGATATAATTCTCCAGAACAGTTGAAGATCAAGGAAGAACCACAGTCTGACTCGGAGAGCAAAACAAGGGACGAAGAGCAGGATGGCAATAATATTGAACAAGCAACAGAGCCGAGCTCTCCCATTCCTACCTCTCCTAAGAGTCCCTCAGTCATTGCAGTGAAGGCAGAGCCAGCCAGTCCCACTCCAGGCTCTAGCCCTGTTCACTTGGGAGCAGGTGGATCAGTGTTACCTGGTGGTGCTTTGTTTCTGCCCCCTTATCTCTTCAGCCCTGAGGCTGCCATCATGCCCCAGGCATCTGAAATTCTGGCCAAAATGTCTGAGATGGTACATAGTAGGCTGAAGAGTGGGCAGGTCCCAGCATCTGCACAGGGTTTCTACTCTGCAGGCTCTCCTGCTGGTGTCCCTAAGGGGGCAACATGCTTTGAGTGTGACATCACTTttaataacatcaacaactatTATGCCCATAAGAGATTGTACTGCTCTAGCAGACACCAGCAAGGGGAGGGATCGGGCATGGTAACAGATGATCCAGCAACCACAGCACCCCTTTCAGGTAATGATGCCTCTCCACAAGAAGGACCATGCAATTCTACAACATCAGCTTCCCCTAGCTACACTGACTCTGCAGTGGCTGCCCCAGTTACAGACACCAAGCCACCTGAGGTGAAGAGTGAGACTCCAGGACTGAAAGACACTGCATGCTCATCTTCCTCAGAGGGTGAGGGGGGTGGAGGAGGTAGGGTAAGTGAGGGGAGTCAAAGCCCTGCAGAAATAAGTGGATCAGCTGAAGACGTGGATGAGGATACCACTCGCACCTTTTGCCAGGCCTGCAATATCCGCTTCAGCAGACATGAGAACTACATTGTCCATAAGAGATTTTACTGTGCCTCACGTCATGACCCTTCCAACCAGCGTCTCGTGGCAGGCAAGGCTGCCTTTGTGCCACAGCCCATTCGTACACGGAAACGCAAAAAGATGTATGAAATCCACATGGCACGGAATGAGGCCCTGGCAAGTGCTGCTGCCCTTCCTGCTGTACCAGGCATGCCAGTGAAACAAGAGTGTGCCAGTGCGCATTCTGGGCCACTTGTGGCCACAGTTGCCAGCTCTGCTAGCAGTTCTAGTCCAGAGGCTGATGGCCCCATTGACCTTAGCAAAAAGCCCTGCTTGCGGGAGAACTCAAGAGGAAATAATATTACAGCATTGCCCCTTACGGATTATCACAAATGTACAGCCTGCAGCATCAGCTTCAATAGCATTGAGAATTACTTGGCTCACAAAACTTACTACTGCCCTGCCACCGCCTTGCAACCTCAAACACGCGAGCAGCTGCATCGGCTTAAGAGACCCGCTTCCACTTCCCCTAAGAACAGAGTTCCTGATCTCCATCCTGACACCAAAAGCCACCAAACTGGAAAATCCACAGTGGTCCCTCACACCTCTGTCTTACACAGTCTGGAGTCTACCTCTCATTCTGTGCCTGGGGTGAAGACCCCCAGCACTCCTCCTGTGATTTGTCCTTACTGCCCTCCTAATCGGGCAGTGACCTCTGATCTGGTGGAGCATTTCAAGACGGCTCATGGGCTGGTCCTTACCACGCAGCAGCAGTCTGAGGTCCAACCACCCAATGTTAGTCCAAGTAACAGCCTCAGTCCTCGCAATGGAGCTCCACTAACACCTCCCAAACCAGGCCCCAGGTCCCAAAGGGATGGTGTAAACGGCCGGACCAAGAGGGAGCCTgcctctccctcctctccccTGCTCAATGGAAGTCCTATACCACAACATCCTATTGGGTCTGGCTCTCCTAAAGCAGCCCCTCCTGCCCTCTCACCCACAGGTTCAATTTCTCTGACTGTGTCGCCTGTGTCTGATACCTTGAGGGACTCGGGGTCACAAGGACACACCACCACTCAGTTGGTTGTCCCAGAGAAAGGTTTAAGCCACAGTGCTCCAACCACACCCAAGGCGGTCCTTGCAACAGCATTACAAAATGGGAATACGCGCTACTGTCGGCTGTGCAACATTAAATTCAGCAGTCTGTCCACCTTCATTGCACACAAAAAGTACTACTGCTCCTCCCACAGTGCTGAACATGTCAAGTGA